From a region of the Phragmites australis chromosome 21, lpPhrAust1.1, whole genome shotgun sequence genome:
- the LOC133903314 gene encoding protein PHOSPHATE-INDUCED 1 homolog, with the protein MACGSATMKKLRQCAGCGLLLALLVSFARPCHSLYHPTPPVVAYHHGAVLDGAVPVSVLYYGTFSPHQKAIVADFLLSLSPRGSRQNRFGVPGPAPPPSVAQWWETVDRYVRKAGREPPRVLLASQVSDEACSLGKYLSRAQVEHLAARLGVAPGGVAVVLTAADVAVEGFCSSACGAHGASAPGAAGHVWVGNAAVQCPGRCAWPFHTAEGFAYGPGQRRGRDETLRAPNGDFSVDGMVINLAELLAGAVTNPYGHGYFQGDPSAPVEVAAACPGVYGRGAYPGYPGAVRLDTATGAGYNVVGRNGRKYLVPALVDPDNYSCIIMA; encoded by the coding sequence ATGGCGTGCGGCTCTGCGACCATGAAGAAGCTAAGGCAATGCGCCGGCTGCGGTCTTCTCCTCGCGCTGCTGGTCAGCTTCGCGCGCCCGTGCCACTCCCTCTACCACCCCACGCCACCCGTCGTGGCCTACCACCACGGCGCGGTGCTGGACGGCGCCGTTCCAGTCTCCGTCCTCTACTACGGCACCTTCTCGCCGCACCAGAAGGCGATTGTGGCCGACTTcttgctctccctctccccgcGTGGCAGCCGTCAAAACCGCTTCGGCGTGCcggggccggcgccgccgccatcggTGGCGCAGTGGTGGGAGACGGTAGACCGGTACGTTCGCAAGGCCGGCAGGGAGCCGCCGCGGGTGCTGCTGGCCAGCCAGGTGAGCGACGAGGCGTGCTCGCTGGGTAAGTACCTCTCGCGGGCCCAGGTCGAGCACCTGGCGGCGCGGCTCGGCGTGGCGCCCGGAGGCGTGGCCGTCGTGCTCACAGCCGCCGACGTCGCCGTGGAGGGGTTCTGCAGCAGCGCGTGCGGGGCGCACGGCGCGTCCGCTCCGGGGGCCGCCGGGCACGTGTGGGTTGGCAACGCGGCCGTGCAGTGCCCGGGGCGGTGCGCGTGGCCGTTCCACACCGCGGAGGGCTTCGCCTACGGCCCAGGGCAACGGCGCGGGCGCGACGAGACGCTACGCGCGCCGAACGGCGACTTCAGCGTGGACGGCATGGTGATCAACCTGGCGGAGCTGCTGGCCGGCGCGGTGACAAACCCGTACGGGCACGGGTACTTCCAGGGCGACCCCAGCGCGCcggtggaggtggcggctgCGTGCCCGGGAGTCTACGGCCGCGGCGCGTACCCGGGGTACCCCGGCGCGGTGAGGCTGGACACGGCCACCGGCGCGGGGTACAACGTAGTGGGCAGGAACGGGAGGAAGTACCTCGTGCCGGCGCTGGTCGACCCCGACAACTACTCCTGCATCATCATGGCGTAA